A stretch of the Sulfolobus acidocaldarius SUSAZ genome encodes the following:
- a CDS encoding sugar ABC transporter ATP-binding protein, with the protein MSLIEARIKKKLGSFLLNAEINEDRKIIFIHGKNGSGKTTLLKILAGLVDLDEGYIKIDGTEVSKLPPWKRGLVLVTPDSYIPNLSVMKHLYYGLRKSRNKSEKILDESIELIKDIDENKKLRDLSLGMREKVSLVTALLSNPKYILIDEAFSNINNKDLFIQNYISLSKKHDIRIIFVSQDLDDSKYSECMYIMENGILKRVS; encoded by the coding sequence ATGTCACTAATTGAGGCTAGAATAAAGAAAAAACTAGGGAGTTTCTTATTAAATGCTGAAATAAATGAGGATAGGAAAATTATTTTTATTCATGGAAAAAATGGAAGTGGTAAAACTACATTACTTAAAATTCTAGCAGGACTAGTTGACTTAGATGAAGGATATATAAAAATTGATGGTACTGAAGTTTCTAAACTTCCCCCCTGGAAAAGAGGCTTAGTCCTAGTCACACCAGACTCATATATACCGAACCTCTCAGTAATGAAGCATTTGTATTATGGACTAAGAAAATCAAGAAATAAAAGCGAAAAAATACTAGATGAGAGTATCGAACTGATAAAAGACATAGATGAAAACAAAAAATTAAGGGACTTAAGTCTCGGAATGAGAGAGAAAGTCTCCTTGGTTACTGCGTTATTGTCAAACCCGAAATACATACTAATAGACGAAGCCTTTTCTAACATTAACAATAAGGATCTTTTCATTCAAAATTACATCTCGTTATCAAAAAAACATGATATTAGAATTATTTTCGTATCTCAAGATCTGGATGACTCTAAATATAGTGAGTGCATGTATATAATGGAGAACGGTATCTTAAAAAGAGTATCATGA
- a CDS encoding thioredoxin, protein MNKMDENELNQLINDISRKLEEKAKNVIQSEDPTVQINDGNIDEIISKNNVVFVDCWAPWCGPCHLYEPVFKRVALKYKGKAVFGRLNVDDNANSADKFGVLNIPTTLIFVGGKLVDQVVGAVEEEILEEYVKKYVTN, encoded by the coding sequence GTGAATAAAATGGACGAGAATGAATTAAATCAATTAATTAATGATATATCAAGAAAACTAGAAGAAAAAGCCAAAAATGTGATTCAAAGTGAGGATCCTACAGTTCAGATAAATGATGGGAATATAGATGAAATAATTAGTAAAAATAATGTAGTATTTGTGGATTGTTGGGCTCCTTGGTGTGGTCCGTGTCATTTATACGAACCTGTGTTCAAAAGAGTCGCATTAAAATATAAGGGAAAAGCTGTTTTCGGTAGACTCAATGTAGATGATAATGCTAATTCTGCAGATAAATTTGGAGTACTAAATATACCTACCACACTGATATTCGTTGGTGGAAAACTAGTTGACCAGGTTGTAGGTGCAGTAGAGGAAGAAATATTAGAGGAATATGTGAAAAAATATGTCACTAATTGA
- a CDS encoding beta-ribofuranosylaminobenzene 5'-phosphate synthase: MIRVVGLSRIHITLLDLEGLYGRIDGGVGVALKYPRIVMRNGDCTTVNISLPFRMPSVCVEEDYEAHVGLGHTTQFFLSAAKLAAEYNLKNMDVVDLARIVKRGGTSGVGVYAFKYGGFIVDAGHSVKVKRNIAPSDFSDAPPPPLMTRYSFPWYVYINIPSYGRRIFGIEELNAFKKEVKGTSEVIRVTFMELVPAVIDHDISSALDAIAKIQNLGFKRIEVNMQTEQVRDLMKSMYNKGFPAGISSFGPTVYTFVNTKREGEELVSYFGGLVTEPNNEGAKVIWSKD; the protein is encoded by the coding sequence ATGATAAGGGTAGTAGGCTTATCACGAATCCATATCACTCTGTTGGATTTAGAGGGTTTATATGGGCGTATAGATGGTGGAGTTGGAGTAGCCTTAAAATATCCCAGAATTGTTATGAGGAATGGAGACTGTACGACAGTCAATATATCGCTTCCCTTTAGAATGCCTTCCGTATGTGTAGAAGAGGATTATGAAGCTCATGTTGGACTTGGACATACCACACAGTTCTTTCTTTCAGCTGCCAAGTTAGCAGCTGAGTATAATCTAAAAAACATGGATGTAGTAGATCTGGCAAGGATTGTAAAAAGGGGCGGAACCTCAGGTGTTGGTGTTTATGCGTTTAAATATGGGGGATTCATAGTCGATGCAGGGCATTCTGTAAAGGTTAAGCGAAATATAGCCCCTTCAGATTTCTCGGATGCCCCACCCCCTCCACTCATGACCAGATATTCGTTTCCTTGGTATGTCTATATAAATATACCTTCATATGGTAGACGAATTTTTGGTATAGAAGAACTAAATGCGTTTAAGAAGGAAGTTAAGGGTACTAGTGAGGTAATCAGAGTAACTTTTATGGAGTTAGTACCTGCTGTAATAGATCATGATATCTCATCTGCACTCGATGCTATAGCCAAGATACAAAATCTTGGATTTAAAAGAATCGAGGTTAACATGCAGACTGAACAGGTTAGGGATCTTATGAAATCCATGTACAATAAGGGATTTCCCGCAGGTATATCGTCTTTTGGACCTACGGTTTATACTTTCGTAAATACCAAGAGAGAAGGTGAAGAGTTAGTATCATATTTTGGTGGTCTTGTAACTGAACCTAATAATGAAGGGGCGAAGGTAATTTGGTCAAAAGACTAG
- a CDS encoding SAM-dependent methlyltransferase, with the protein MVKRLEYDEFVLDELRKVSGTKLNSLLDSLLVPNSRLYIRVNTLKKSPATIRERLPFLHEDEDFDEALYIEIRGPSKLEERESKVIVDKRTAESVMMGANVYRPGVKRVIGNSRFVNVVSENGIIIAEGELVNQGNLIVKITKSMYSSYPLSDLDELKTGEILIQGKASMYVAHLIDPKPGEKIIDMTAHPGGKLTHIYQLEPEARILGFDHTKRKVQDLRQLTQRLGMHIETYLADSRYLYEDFRISDVDKVLIDPPCSALGLRPKIYDKKNKEDLINLSSYQKQFINAAYKILKKDGTLIYSTCTMTEIENERIVEDERFELEEIIRFYPMVHDITGFFIAKLRKRK; encoded by the coding sequence TTGGTCAAAAGACTAGAATACGATGAATTTGTCCTGGATGAGCTGAGAAAGGTTTCAGGAACTAAACTTAACTCTTTACTTGACTCTTTACTAGTACCAAATAGTAGACTCTACATCAGGGTCAATACATTAAAGAAGTCTCCTGCTACAATCAGAGAGCGTCTTCCTTTTTTACATGAGGATGAAGATTTCGACGAAGCCCTCTACATCGAGATAAGAGGACCCAGTAAGTTAGAAGAAAGAGAAAGCAAGGTCATAGTAGATAAAAGAACTGCCGAAAGTGTAATGATGGGTGCAAATGTATACAGACCTGGTGTAAAGAGGGTAATTGGCAATAGTAGGTTTGTTAACGTGGTTAGTGAAAATGGTATAATTATAGCTGAGGGCGAATTAGTTAATCAAGGTAACCTAATTGTAAAAATTACAAAAAGCATGTATTCCTCCTATCCCCTTTCAGATTTGGATGAGTTAAAAACAGGTGAAATATTAATTCAAGGAAAAGCGTCGATGTATGTTGCCCATCTGATAGATCCTAAACCAGGCGAAAAAATTATAGATATGACTGCACATCCCGGAGGCAAGTTAACTCATATTTATCAATTAGAGCCTGAAGCTAGAATTTTAGGATTTGACCATACTAAGAGAAAAGTTCAGGATCTAAGGCAATTAACGCAAAGACTTGGCATGCATATAGAGACATATCTTGCAGATTCACGTTATCTTTATGAAGATTTTCGAATAAGCGACGTTGATAAGGTTCTTATAGATCCGCCATGTTCAGCTTTAGGTTTAAGACCTAAGATTTATGACAAGAAAAATAAAGAAGATTTAATAAATTTATCAAGTTATCAAAAACAATTTATAAACGCGGCGTATAAAATCCTTAAGAAGGATGGAACCTTAATCTATTCTACATGCACAATGACTGAAATAGAGAATGAGAGAATTGTTGAAGATGAGAGATTCGAACTGGAAGAGATAATAAGGTTCTACCCTATGGTGCACGATATAACAGGGTTTTTTATAGCCAAATTAAGAAAGAGAAAATAA
- a CDS encoding heme biosynthesis protein translates to MNRDIKAFRWFIRTQVLKDPFNPAYATFKVTSRCNLHCSFCNPSYYNGELGESSTEKVKKMIDNMRDSSIVVLSFEGGEPTIRKDILELLEYAHDSSFYVMLTTNGYRLNDESFLSKLADRIDFLHYSIDEYHWNAKAIDNLQKFRDYGLKVNVQTVVTRYNLHKLEEKVRKVHECQYKIVILPAIDYPGSKVKLEPDPNELYKVLSELKRKYGPTINNTWGFINALVGKSAPTRVVSYAITVYPNGEIPYPDDINGKIVGNLVEEKLQDILKKQIVKELQKDMLNNQAKFEYLHLQTYSFNSIKDLASYVNEMLKWRFLGRA, encoded by the coding sequence ATGAATAGAGATATTAAAGCGTTTAGATGGTTTATAAGAACACAAGTACTTAAAGACCCTTTTAATCCGGCTTATGCTACGTTTAAAGTTACATCAAGATGTAACTTGCACTGTTCATTTTGTAACCCATCATATTATAATGGGGAGTTAGGAGAGAGTAGTACAGAAAAAGTTAAGAAAATGATTGATAATATGCGTGATTCTTCTATAGTTGTACTATCTTTTGAAGGCGGAGAACCAACCATAAGAAAAGATATACTAGAGTTACTTGAATATGCCCATGATAGTTCTTTTTATGTGATGCTTACCACTAACGGATATAGACTTAATGACGAATCATTTCTATCAAAGTTGGCTGATAGAATTGACTTCTTACATTATTCAATCGACGAGTATCATTGGAACGCAAAAGCTATTGATAATTTGCAGAAGTTTAGAGATTACGGTCTTAAGGTTAATGTTCAAACAGTCGTAACTCGATATAATTTACATAAGCTTGAAGAAAAAGTAAGAAAAGTTCACGAGTGTCAATATAAAATAGTTATCCTTCCGGCAATAGATTACCCTGGTTCCAAAGTAAAATTAGAACCAGATCCAAATGAATTATATAAAGTACTTTCTGAATTGAAGAGAAAATATGGACCGACTATAAACAATACATGGGGATTTATAAATGCTTTAGTAGGTAAGAGTGCTCCTACGAGAGTGGTAAGTTATGCTATTACTGTATATCCGAACGGCGAGATTCCTTACCCTGACGATATCAATGGAAAAATAGTAGGCAACTTAGTTGAAGAAAAACTTCAAGATATTTTGAAGAAGCAAATAGTGAAAGAATTACAAAAAGATATGCTAAATAATCAAGCAAAATTTGAGTATCTACATTTACAAACGTACTCGTTCAATAGTATAAAAGACTTAGCAAGCTATGTAAATGAAATGTTGAAATGGAGATTTCTAGGTAGAGCCTAA
- a CDS encoding recombinase XerD, with protein sequence MRLQLEGDTNSDDPYNKFILTLNLAGASENTIRLYSIAIKDFLDFVKKDPRQVTNSDVNAWLLKILRSSTRSKRVREENEKRRMKLTTAKIYLTAVLRFLKWLGKDVKPTVPKARKNEIRALTYEELEKLKASAKKLRDAVILNLLIDTGIRAKELLSIKVEDIDLERRRIIIRNTKNGESRIVFFTSHTGELLKKYIQKNKKEPEDKLINMTYHALYRKLRRLGKKIGIDLRPHILRHTFATEAIRKGIPLPVLQKILGHKDIRVTQVYTHLVIEDVEKAYKNTFG encoded by the coding sequence ATGAGGTTACAATTAGAAGGAGACACTAACTCAGACGATCCTTATAATAAATTTATTCTTACACTTAATCTGGCAGGCGCAAGTGAAAATACAATACGACTCTATTCCATCGCAATAAAGGATTTCCTAGATTTTGTGAAGAAAGATCCACGCCAAGTAACTAATTCAGACGTAAACGCATGGTTACTAAAAATCCTTAGGAGTAGCACTAGGAGTAAGAGAGTTAGAGAGGAAAACGAAAAAAGAAGAATGAAACTAACTACCGCTAAGATTTACTTAACTGCAGTACTTAGATTTCTTAAATGGCTGGGTAAAGATGTAAAGCCAACAGTACCTAAAGCACGGAAAAATGAAATAAGAGCACTTACGTACGAAGAGCTAGAGAAATTAAAAGCGAGTGCAAAGAAACTTCGTGATGCGGTAATATTGAACCTGCTGATTGACACTGGGATCCGAGCAAAGGAACTATTATCTATTAAAGTTGAAGATATAGACCTTGAAAGAAGACGTATTATAATAAGAAATACAAAGAATGGTGAATCAAGAATAGTTTTCTTTACCTCTCATACTGGTGAATTATTAAAAAAATATATTCAGAAAAATAAAAAGGAGCCCGAAGATAAACTGATAAATATGACGTATCATGCTCTATATAGAAAACTAAGAAGACTAGGAAAGAAAATAGGAATAGATCTAAGACCGCACATATTAAGACACACATTTGCGACAGAAGCAATAAGGAAAGGTATACCATTACCGGTATTACAAAAAATATTAGGACACAAAGACATAAGAGTAACTCAAGTTTATACTCATTTAGTCATAGAGGATGTGGAAAAGGCCTATAAAAATACATTTGGTTAG
- a CDS encoding FAD-dependent pyridine nucleotide-disulfide oxidoreductase, with the protein MKTIIVGSGYAGLNAYYNLNEEPIIISQHNKFVFYTSLTRSLLFKPLRDTVNIPFVTVDKVVEFDLKGKWIKTQNHEYNADNLIIATGCNREEQVQFIKKLRGLDRISIEAENEFYDGYLVIQLAFYLKKLGKQVYYHGSYLSFLGDRVAQVLTNKMSEKHIQYTEKADLVFPACKPLSPFQFFKVNEYLQYQNSFIIGDLIENMPKLGELAMRTGIYVGKFINDRRVGKFSPIFVTIIDTGSEGIHIRSDRPWGGNKEVVKISKLRQYMKRFIERYYIIRRGNMGFLYHV; encoded by the coding sequence ATGAAGACAATTATAGTAGGATCAGGGTATGCGGGATTAAATGCTTATTATAATCTAAATGAAGAACCAATCATAATTTCACAGCATAACAAATTTGTATTTTACACTTCTCTGACTAGAAGTTTGCTTTTTAAACCTTTAAGGGATACTGTAAACATACCTTTTGTTACCGTGGATAAGGTTGTTGAATTTGACCTGAAGGGAAAATGGATAAAAACCCAAAATCATGAATACAACGCAGATAACTTAATTATAGCAACAGGATGCAATAGAGAAGAACAAGTTCAATTTATAAAAAAATTACGGGGATTAGATAGAATTTCTATAGAAGCTGAAAACGAATTTTATGATGGTTATCTTGTAATACAGTTAGCATTTTATCTTAAAAAATTAGGAAAACAAGTATATTACCATGGAAGTTATTTATCTTTCCTGGGTGACAGAGTAGCTCAGGTGCTGACAAATAAGATGAGCGAAAAACACATACAATATACAGAAAAAGCTGATCTAGTATTTCCTGCTTGTAAGCCTTTAAGTCCATTTCAATTCTTCAAGGTTAATGAATATTTACAGTATCAGAACTCATTCATAATTGGAGATCTAATAGAAAATATGCCAAAGTTAGGTGAATTAGCCATGAGAACCGGAATTTATGTTGGTAAGTTTATTAATGACCGCAGAGTCGGAAAGTTTTCACCCATTTTTGTAACTATTATAGATACTGGAAGTGAAGGAATCCACATTAGAAGTGATAGACCTTGGGGTGGAAATAAAGAGGTTGTTAAAATATCTAAGCTTAGACAATATATGAAGAGATTTATAGAAAGATATTATATCATTAGAAGAGGAAATATGGGCTTTTTATACCACGTATAG
- a CDS encoding type II secretion protein VirB: MDHVLAEYFVGPVKVRLTRSKGICNYEIEEPSFSDFEESLKEKVLSEIYYSKSTDFEDKVLLRLKELGVNDDNVEKILYSIKKQILYNEITPLLLDPDIEEIECLGYGSPITVVHRKFPECIRFYTNIKLNDEETVVRIIEKLASKANKSVNIARPYVEFSLPEGHRVAATISKEISLPGSTFDIRKFPLKPLNILEVINSSMLNELITAYLWLLLEYRPFIIILGPTGSGKTTLLNALLNLVNPHYKILTIEDTSEISLLNKNWVRFIARSTLLSEFEISISDLAKLALRYRPDYMIIGEVRGKEIEALVHAAASGHGSITTFHGSRPIDAVTRIIDLLSGDLGKLFLQTIWNFIIVGNRKEGNKTVRSVLDIYEIINKGSKKITFKKIFEWSYQNNNFTPQNISEIIKRSYRLKKIKEIYNVDVESELTRRLDFLKRLKENGIRDSESIQGSLYQFYFGDQVENISM, from the coding sequence ATGGATCATGTATTAGCGGAGTATTTTGTAGGTCCAGTGAAGGTTAGATTAACAAGAAGTAAGGGAATCTGTAATTATGAAATAGAGGAACCGTCTTTTTCAGACTTTGAAGAGTCGTTAAAGGAAAAAGTGTTGTCTGAAATATATTATTCAAAATCCACTGATTTTGAGGATAAGGTTCTCCTTAGACTTAAGGAATTAGGAGTTAATGACGACAATGTGGAGAAAATTCTATATAGTATAAAGAAGCAAATTCTATATAACGAAATTACTCCGTTATTATTAGATCCAGACATAGAAGAAATAGAATGTTTAGGATATGGAAGTCCTATTACGGTTGTACACAGGAAGTTTCCAGAGTGTATAAGATTTTACACAAATATCAAGCTTAATGATGAAGAAACTGTGGTAAGAATAATAGAAAAGTTAGCTAGCAAAGCCAATAAGAGTGTTAATATTGCTAGACCATATGTAGAGTTTTCATTGCCCGAGGGTCATAGGGTAGCAGCGACTATATCTAAAGAAATCTCTTTACCGGGATCAACTTTTGATATCCGTAAATTTCCATTAAAACCTCTAAACATTTTGGAAGTTATCAATTCCTCTATGTTAAATGAGCTGATAACTGCATATTTATGGTTACTATTAGAGTATAGGCCTTTTATTATAATATTGGGTCCAACGGGGTCTGGGAAAACTACATTATTAAATGCTTTACTTAATTTGGTAAATCCACATTATAAGATTTTGACTATAGAAGATACTTCAGAGATTAGTCTTCTTAACAAAAATTGGGTTAGATTTATAGCAAGATCAACACTACTTTCTGAGTTTGAAATATCTATAAGTGATCTTGCAAAGCTCGCATTACGATATAGACCTGATTACATGATAATAGGTGAGGTGAGAGGAAAAGAAATAGAGGCTCTTGTACATGCAGCAGCGTCAGGTCACGGTTCCATCACCACATTTCACGGTTCTAGACCTATAGATGCCGTTACAAGAATCATTGATTTATTATCAGGAGATTTAGGTAAGTTATTCCTGCAAACTATATGGAACTTCATAATAGTCGGAAATAGGAAGGAGGGAAATAAAACAGTGAGATCAGTTCTAGATATCTACGAGATAATAAATAAAGGTTCTAAGAAAATTACGTTCAAAAAAATATTTGAATGGTCTTATCAGAACAATAACTTTACTCCTCAAAATATCAGTGAAATTATAAAGAGATCTTATAGATTGAAGAAAATTAAAGAAATATATAATGTAGATGTGGAGTCTGAACTAACTAGAAGGCTTGATTTTCTCAAAAGGTTAAAGGAGAACGGAATTCGAGACAGTGAATCAATACAGGGTAGCTTATATCAATTCTATTTTGGTGATCAGGTTGAAAATATTAGCATGTGA